TGGAACATTCCTCATGGAATCTGTactgggcagggagggacagggaaagtGTTGCCACTTGGCTTTATAAACTCTAGGTGGTTTACGTGAACTAGTAATGCTTGTCTTTTGTCAGCAAGGTTACTGTTTCAGTAAGCATCTGCAAAGCTTTGTATATCACTTCCATAATCTGTTAAgctgtgttgttttttgtttgttttttttcatgggTTTAATTTagagtttgtgtttgtttttttttttaagatgaaaaTCTCTTATAAATTAAATTCTGTAGTGGCTTTGGAACTCTTAAAGCAGATTACATCatatctcttttcctttttatgagTTCTGCCAAACTTGACTTAGCAGCTTCTGTTTTCTTAATTTTCATTCTTCTTATTAGGTAATGTCAGAACAATTTCCTTCAAGTTTAACATAGTCTTGGTGGTTTGAGAGAAACAATTACCATGAGTGTTCTCTTGCATTTTGATGTAGCATTGAGAAGTAAAAACATTGCAGGGAAATAACAAGTAACTGCTAAATTCtttctcagagctgccttgggcCACTACCTGTTGCATCACAAATTGGGTTACAATGTCATGTTTTGGACTTAAATGCTTTTATTCTTGTTCCTGTTCTATAAAGGTAAAGTAACCAATGTTGCATTTCTGGTATATTCTAGTTACCTATGTCAAACTTTTGAGTGTGCTTAGAAAGGAAAATTGTGGTTGCTTTGCAGACAGATACTGGAGTTTGCCTTGCATATTTATAATGAATTCAGTTAGGCCTTCAAAAAACTCAAATTATATGAATAAAtgttacttcccccccccctccgggAAGAATACTACCTGCTTATGTCTTTCTTGATACAGAAACACTTTCTTGCTGACCTTGAAGTACATCTACTGTACCTACTGGTGACTTTTATATCAATGTTTGCACTGGTATGAATTCAAGGGGACTGCTTGCATACAAGTATTTGAAGGCTTAGATATGGAATATAAGTATCTGCTGTTTAAGCCAAATAAGTGGTAGTTAAGTAACAGAATGCACATAATTAAAGCTACCTTTATAATCTGCTCCTATACGAGCATCAGCTGACACCAACTGACTTCAgtggctgctgagcacagctgatTGTGCACACTGAGTGAAACTCTTAAACAGAGAGTCTCAGACAGAGAGAGTACTCAGACAAATAGCATTTCATGTTTATTTTTTGAAAGCAAAAGTATGTTTTCATATGACCATAGTATGCTTGATTAGGTTTCGCTAAAAACTGGGCTTCAATGACATGAGGTAAGCAAGACTGGATCTGGGTTTGGACTTGAGTGAGAAGGTGGAGTGCAAGATAAGCAAATGGCTCAAATCATTGCCGAATATCAGGAGTCAGTGTGTCCATGCTTTGCTGTGGTTTAATACAGTGGAACATACTTGCATCCTCACGCTTAAAAGCAAGCTACAGgaatatgaaaaataaaaatggattgGATCTGTATTCATAGAGAGAAATTTTGAGTGGAGCATTTAGAATGCTTCACAATATTATGGGGAGCTCCTCACTCAAGGGCTaatctgttggttttttttatatttGTGCTACTTCCAGCTGTACAACAGATGGGTTATGTTAAGGCACAAACCATCTTTGGTGTGGCTTGAAGGGATATGTGAGGTAGCACTGTTCTCGCTGGCTTCCTGATTTATCCTTTCCATCAATGAGCGTGATGGGAGTGTTCTTGTAGAAGTCAATGATCTCTTTCACAGAATTAAATTTctgggggaagaagaaataTTTGTAATCAGTGCCTGAAGATGAAATTGCAGGATGGTTTTCTGTACCACGTTGAAAGACTTGCAAAAGACAGAAGTAGGTAATATTTTGCATAGAATTATGATTAGATTAGATGGAAGCAATCATGAAAGGAAGAGCACCAGATTTTAACCCTCTTATTTTCTTTGCCTCTTGTGTTGGAGAAGagagctggctgctcagggcagaaagGGGAGCATGTCAGCCCTGAGACTGCAGTATCCCTGTAACAGTTTGATGCCAGCTGTGATGATACAGTTGCTTCATCTTTTCAAAAGCTAAATAATGACTCACTTTATCAAAAGTTACACTTCATTTGCAGTGTGTGATACTTTACACTGCGAGTTTGTTTGTACATGAGAACTAATCAAGTTAATTGAAAATCTTCTTTGATGCTACAAAGTGTTACCAGATCAGAAACTACatgaagaaaaatcaaaatttGCAAGAGGATGTAGAAAACTTGGAACAATTAGATTTATGTGCAAGGAAAAACTTCCTTTTAGTGGATGAAAATAGAAAAAACGAGAGGTGAAAACTGCTGGAGAAAATCTTTAAGTACAATCAGGTGGGGAGAAGTGCAATAGGGCTGCacctgtttgttgttttggtttctgaCTCTTGGCAGGTGAAGAGGGGCTGTTTAATTAGTCTAATTAAAGCAGCTGGTCTGCCTGCATTGCGTGCTACAAAATGGAGGAACAAAGGGTTTCCCTGTGGAGGGCCGGCACAGAATGCTCTGGAAAGTGTTTTCAGTAGGCGTTGGAAAACTACTGGCAGCAGTTTCACCCTCCTGAGGTAAGCACCTTAAGCAGCATGCAGCATTTGAGGTGACAGTTTTCAAGAAAGAGCATTTTTTGGGAGTCCTTTGAGACTACCTGAGATGGAAGTGGCTCTTCTGGGCAAGATCAGTACTACTGGTTGGTTGTAACTGCACGTGTGCATTGCACCCAGGTAATTCTGTTGTTGTGTCTGCTGCTGAGAATAATGCGTAGAAAAATAGGAGTttatcatctctgtggctcccTGCTACTACACAAAGCTGCCTAACAAAACAGTTCtgaacttttttttctgttgtgatGATCTATGGGAGGGTTTCTGTGTTAAAGAGAAACAATAATATTGAATAAGAAGGGCTTAAAAGTAGTACGATGGTTACAGATTTGTCCGTGTAGAGGTGAAATGTTAGTTGCTAACTAGGTGCTTGAATTCATTGTTCTGGAATTGTAAGTGCCTAATTTGTCCAGACCTACTGTTGAGGATACATACTTTCTGTGCTCAAGTTGGAACAAACAACAGAGTCGTGTATTTTGGTATTTCCTGAGATGCAGAGGGATTGTGTTCTCTTTCCTTTTAGCGCAATAAAAATTGTTTGTGTGAGTTATTCAGGGTAATTATGTAGGACTtcgttttgttttggtttgtggctTTTAAAAGTCTGCAGAAAAGTTTAGAAAGCATCAACATATGAAAGAACCATAATGGAAGATTCAGCTACAGAGGCTCTGCCACTTCAGTCTCATTTAGATAGCTAATAACCCTCACAGTAGGttgttgctttggggttttttgctgtgCAGCTGAGCATTCTTGaaattgttggtttggttttgtgtttttcttttgtgaaaGCCATGCAGATCCTGTATTATTTAACCATATAGGTAGAAAAAGAATTAAGACTCTTAGAATGAATATGCAGTTTGATTTCATTCTATTAAAAACCCCATTGTTAATCTAAAGGGATTTTCTAATTGAACTTTCCTATAGCTGAAAGACTGATTGGTGGGGTCACACATTATTTAATTGCTTCTGAATATCCATGAGACCTTTTGTCTGGTTCCTCactttaaagaaggaaaaaaaagctaatTTCCCTTCTGCTGTATGAGACACACAGAAGAGACACTATAACAGCAGCAATAACAACTATCAGATATGTGGAGCTGTGTATATTTTGAAATATAACAAGTTAAAAAATGCTAAAATTACATACATACACCTAGAAAAAGGAATTTTCTTCCCCTTGTAATTTGTGGGTGCTGATTATTAGGTAGTAGAAGTATTATAAGGACTTTGGAAATTTTCACATTGATTGAAATCTGATTTTTGAGCACAGTGTGTAAAATTCAGGTCTAAATTGTTGTCTCGAAGTTAGTTGAAACTTTGAGACATACTTGAAATGAAGAGTATTATGAAAGAACCTTCAGTGAAACAGCAAGTTTGTTATGGGGGAGTTGGTAGCTTATCTTTACTATGAAGGACTTGTGAAGTGGGATATAAAAGCAATAAACTGCAACATCAGTTCTGATTTTGCTTACATCTTCTCCTCTGAGCCCTGTTCCCAGTGTGTATTGTTGGCTTTCCTCCAGAAAGCGTACTTGAATGTTGTATACTCTTCTTCCATAATAGACAACCAAAACATAAGGTTCAGCATTTGATTTCTTTGAACAATCTCTCACCAAGAATGTCTCATCCTGTAGGACACAGAAGGTATGGTTAGTTCACAACAGAGCTTGCAAGCCGTTGTGGATAGTTACAGATGTTTTCTCCAAGAGTTTACACTCAGAGTTTCCAGACAATTTGTACTTACAGTGTTTTCCTGTAAGAgtgcctgctctgcttcatGGCGATCGTATCCTCCAATGTACCATTCATACTTGCTTAAATCCTTTAATTTTTAACAGAGTGTAATCAGTGTACAGAAATGAAccacagctgacagcagcaaaaGCCAGAGGAAACAGATTGTATCCAATCTGCATTTAAAGCAAGTTTAGCACAGTTTGTGAAAAataattctctctctcttgggaTGTCCTATTAAGAAATCTGAATCAAATTAGACACTGAAATTCGTATCCCTGGTTTCAAGCACTCGTATTAGACTGTTCTCAGGGGTGCTGAATGCCCACAGCTTTCAGACCATTTAACTTGGGAGAATGTTTCCAGTACACACCAGTTTtggtgtgtggggggtgtgtgccCTGTACTGATAATCCTGCTTTCTAAAAACCTGTCTCCTCTGAAGAGAGGTGAGTTTTTTTTACCTGTTCAGTGGCTTGAGTAAGAGATTGCATTTCCTGTTTGCCTTGTGAaggtttggatttatttttgcGTGTTGAGTAGGGTGACCTCATCACTGACAGATTCTCTCCACTTAACGTGGACCCTGTAAAAGTAaattgggaaggaaaaaaagagttgtgTATTTTAGACTGAAGTTATAGTTTTGCTTTACCCTATTAGCTTGACTTAGCAAGCCTGAGAAGAGCATTTAGAGTTTAGGAATACAGTACTAGGATATTATTCCTTaaaacacagagctgtcagTTAGGAATGGCCTTGTGCTAAAGCAGCACCAGTGATTTCAGATTCATGCCCCATGAGGTTTAGCACATCAGTTTCTGGATGTGTTTTAATGGACATCACTGCCAGGTTCTTTTGCATGTTGCAAAATACTAAACTGTTAATGAAACAGCAATTGTGAAATGATAAATACAGGAAAGTGTTCTGCTTTCACCTTTTGAGCTTCTTTTATTTGTGTTGGATCACAGCTGCTTTTATGTTAGGTCATATTATATCCCTTTATTATCCCATTGTCAGCTAGCATTGTTTCTATCAAGCTGTTGAAACCTTAGAGGATTCAGAAGTTCTGCCATGCTGAGGAATGCCAGTCTGTTCTGTGCCTTGTTTCAATTAACAAATTTAGGGCCAAGAAGTGAGGTTGTTCTTGCATTAAGTAAAAGATGAAGGTGGAGGTCCCTAGCTGCATGTtcctttgtgctgctctgctgagaaggCAGCTAACTGAAGGAGCTTATGTAGCTAGAACTGTCCTCCCAAAGTCAATGTGATTTGTTTCCTGTAGATTTAATGCTGCTTTTTACCAGCTGGACCCAGCTTGCCCCAGCTCTGGAAAGTTGTATGAGCGCTGAGGATGAGGCAGGATCAGGAAGTGTGAGGTAATCTAAGAGGCTTGAGCTGAGTCTGATTGTGATGCAGTGGAAGCAGCTGAGAAAAGCAGGGACTTGCATATTCAATATGTAGGTCAAATGCAGTTTGTTTGCATGGGGACAAAAGGGTTAACTGAAGATAAACCCCATCATATCCTGCTCTACAACAGAAAGCATTCTGGTTTCAtgcagtgctggtgggagaAATGACCTAGTGTCTGTTGTAAATGAGAAAAATGTGATTATCAAAGGCTTccatcttttccttctgtttgctgTCATGAGAGCTGGTATTGTTTGCCAGAGCAGTATTTCATTATGTTTTATCTGTTCATGCTTTATCAGTTTAGTCTTTTTGTGCTCATATATCACATATGAAATAAAAGATCTtccaagtaatttttttttacagaagaATAATAGTTTGTTTCTCAGTTTCATGCATATGTGTACCATGCCCTCCTTTATAGCAGCAGCACGTTTGTTTCTAAGATAACTAGCAATGCCCACTGATCTCTGTAGACAAACAGCCATGATCTTCAGCAGGCAATCAGTCTGTCCAGAAATGGAATCATGGTTCCAAATGTAGCAGGGACCCCAGAGGGACATTGCTGATCTTCACCTGGATTTCAAGCCTTTCAGTGCTACCCTCTGATTGTGACCATCCAGAcaattctttatccactgaacagtccacccatcaaatctgtATCTCTCCAGTTTGGCAAGTTGGATGTTGTGggggccttgcagaagtccagatagatcacatccatagATCATCCCTTGTCTACTGATGTAGTCACTCCACCATAGAAGgccactaggttggtcaggcagcaTTTGCATTTAGTGAAGCCCTGTTGACTGTCTTTGATCATCTCCCTGGCCTCCATGTGCCTTGTCAGTGCTTCTAGAAGGGTAAGAAATACCTGAAGTGAAGATGGCTAGGGGGCAGTAGAAACACAAAGGAATGTGGTTCTGTTTCTTACTCTTTATCCGTGCCTGGTTTAGTTTTCAAAGCAGTATGTGGTTCTTACCTGAGCTGCAGACATTTTTAGAGCTCTGTGCACACTGAAGGCTAGGAAAAAGCAACAAATGAAGGTAACATCAGAAAAGTATTTCTGTTAGTGGTGGTGTTTGAGTCAAATTGGAGAGCAATGCATAGCTGTGCTTTTACCCAGAATATCCTTTCATCTGCTTGTTGCAGCTTTGAGCCTTCCTGGCTTTTGGGTGCTAATTGTGTATTTAGCTGCTTTTGCCAGGTTTCTCTTCCATTATTTCACTGGTCACTTTGTAAAGTTAcagactttggggttttttttcactccacAATGGCAAGAGTTTCCTGTGTGGGGAGCAcaatttgctttgtttgttttcacccTGTTCTCTGCTAATTTCACCTGATGTTCCCAGCCCTATAGAAAGACTCAGGGAGCAGTTCCCTGCCCCTTTTGATTTTTCTAGACTGTTGCTGAGTACCCAGCTGGTGTCTTGTTATATTAATTAGAGTGGCTATACTGGGAAGAGCACCAACCTAATAGCTCACATAACCAAGCCACTGGTACCacacaagaagaaacaaaatactGAGGAGGTCACAAATGCTGTGACATTTACTCCAAGACAATTTTCATCTTGGACAAATGCCATCATTATAAACAAGGCTAGATGAGAGATTCAGTATTTGTATAAGAAATGTTAACTCAGTCATACCCTTTCTACACTTTAGCCTATACTTTTTGTGTATGTAGTAATTTAAGAGGATATAGAGttaaaagcaacagaaaacttGTGTGTGCTAGAGAAGAAAAATGGGAACTGTGGCACATTTCTATGTAAGAATAATTTACCTTTGGAAGGACAAGTATGTATTCTATATGGAAACAGAAGgtaagggggaaaggaaattcTGAGGCTGGAGATGGTAGAGCTTCTTTGTACAGTGTATTTAACATCCTAGCATGGAAAGTAAGGCAAAACTGTAACAGTAGTATCCTATTAGAGATAAAAGTTGAATGTGCCATTACAATGGCTTGAAAGCAATTCCCAGAGATGGTTCTTGTCATGCATCAGAGCAAACCATAATATATCACTACATGGCGTTAGAAAGTGATACCATGTTGCTTTTGTTGCATAGGGAAGTGTAATTTTCTAGGGCAAAACAGTTAGTCCTCAAAGCATCCAGTATGAAGTCATGAATTTTTTATGTTCCTACCTGGCTTCAGGGTGGTGTTTAGGTTGATAATGTGGTGCTCGAAAAGATTCAAGGTTCTTCCCCAAATCTGTAACTATTAAGAGCAAGAATTAAAAACTTGCTGTCAAAGTACATAGAAAAAGAAGTAGTATCTAGCAACTGCTGTCAAATAAACTGAATTTATCTATGGGGGTGAGagatttcatagattcatagagtgatttaggttggaagggaccttaaagataagtAGTTCaggctcccctgccatgggtagggacacctcccactggaaGAGGTcactcaaggtctcatccagcctggcctcgaacacctccaagggCCGCAGTCTCCCtcgacagcctgttccagtgtctcaccacccttgctgtaaagaatttcttcctaaaatccagtctaaatctgccctgttcAAACttaaagccattgtctctcatcctatcactgcaagccctcataaaaagtcccttcacagctttcttgcaggcccctttcaggtactgggaggccgttgcaaggtctccccagagccttctctccaggctgaacagccccaactctcccagctcagTACAAAAACTGAACAGGCTGCAATCAGTCTGGCTTAAATGAGTCAGCTAATGAAACTATTTATACTGGTGCTGAACGTTACACGGTGGATGTTACAGGTTTTGCTGATGCTAAATATGGCTTAACATAATGATAAATAATGCAGAATTGTGTACTAGACATCTATGGAGGGTTCATAAATCCTTTTTATAGGACAGCATAAATAGGCTTTGAATATATTAATGCAGTCAATGCTATTTCTAGCTGAAAATCCAAAACCTCTGCCTTAATCTGCAAAAAATACATGCCAGAGGAAATGATGAGCTCGTTAACACAAAAGTGTAAACAGCAGAAAAATCACATAGCCTGTATCTATCTTCAAAGCATTTCAGAGGAagattttaatttctcttttttttcctcccctgaaCCTCCATGCACACACTGAGGGgcttaaacttttttttttttgaagctgTGTACTTCTCAAGagtattttaaaacacatttttaaaacatgatattaaaaaaaccccaccaaactaCTTGTgggttggtgtttggtttttctttttagctTTACAAACctaaagctttaaaaaaaagaaatctttatTTCAAAATTCTCACCCTCAAATtatgggagaggagcagcaagaTGGAGAGAAGGGTGACCTTCTCTGTGCAGAACAGAGGAATCCAATCTTTTCAGGATATCCTTCCCTCAGTAATTTGGATTCCAGCACTGTTTATTCCCCTAGAGCCTTAAGACTTCTATTTGCTTAGAATGAATGTGAAACCCTAGTTCCCAAAATAGCTGTAGTTAAAACCTAgttaaattccctttttttccctctgctacATCTTACACAAGTGTTGAGGCCACTCTAAATCTCTCTCTTCTTAACATATTGATCTGGGGCATGTCTCTTACTCATTTAAATACAGAGACAGCAAGCCTTATGCCACTTGGCAGGATAGATGTCTGGTTCCTATACTTGACTGCTTCACCTTAAATGTTAATGATAGAATATCTTGTTCTCCAAATATGAAGGGAAGATAACAAATTAATACTGTATTATTAAATACTAACCTTGTTGTCTTCCAGGTGCCTATATAAAATAACATAGACAGTAAATATTTCTCTTGATCTTACCATCTTGAATGTATCCCAAACAACCCAACTATGTTTTAATTTCAGAATACCTTGTAGACATTCAGTCATTAGTACTTGATCACTCTGTCAAAAACCCAAGGTGAATGCTGCAATGAGCACTGAGTTTTTAGGGGGACGAGTGAACATATGGCTCACTGCAATGATCACTGTTTCATGATGACTGTTGTCCATCAGTTTAACTTCCAATACCATTTTCCTTCATTGATCTGTATCAAATCGAGAGACTGACTCTGACTCAAAATACACTAGCCAAAGTTCAAAATCAGGCTCCTTAACTGGCAGTACAATTATTTTTACTGTTGTGGCAGATACTTCATGCAAAATCACAGTGTGCAACATCTTAATTCACCTCATGTTACAAAGAAGTGAATGATAGATGTCTAGAGATCAGAATTTGACTCAGAGTTTCACTGCATCTCTGTATTATTTTGATTCACATGGGAACAGTAATTTGAATTGTTAATCCAAATTGTTGCTTTGAAACACACAAGACTGTAGGACATTAATATTAAAGAGAAGAATTTTTCAATCTGAGCTTGCACCTTAAGTATTCCTTAAGAGTTACTCTCCCAGCAATGTTTTCCCATTGCTTAGAAGTtcacaggttgggagggacctagGCAGGTCTCTAGTGTTAGCTCCTACTTAAAGCACAGTGAACTATGAGATGAGACCTTGGCTCAGAGCTCTGACCAACTGCATCTGGCAAACCTCCAGTTTCAGAGCCTTTTTGGTCAGCTTGTTCCAACAGCatcattagaatcacagaatgataattactttcttcatttttttttctttcttatttctaGTTACAGCCTCTCTTGTTTCACGTTCATTGCTTCTTGTACCCCCACTATGCATTCTGTAAAGGTGCCTTGACAGTCATCTCATGGGCACTGTCTGGCTGCTATGGGGCTACCCTAGAGccatctgctctccagccaaaaGGATATTTGGGAAGGCAGCTTTACTCTGTATGTATGTTTTCATTTCTGCAGGCAACTTCAGGAACTTACCTGCCATTCCAGAAGTAATGATGTTGAAAATTAAAGAATGATACATTTATGATCCAAAGCTGATATGGTTCTTATAGTATTTTTACCTAATAGGTTAAAATTCTCTTACATGAGAGTCTGTGCAGTCATGGGTTGTATATGGTTTTATGATCCTAATATATACAAAGATGATTACTTACTTCATTTAGTTCCTTAACAGATAGAtgcctggaaaagaaagaattatATGTAAGACATTTCCTTATAGTAAAATAAAAACCA
This genomic window from Dryobates pubescens isolate bDryPub1 chromosome 23, bDryPub1.pri, whole genome shotgun sequence contains:
- the CLNK gene encoding cytokine-dependent hematopoietic cell linker, with amino-acid sequence MPQNKDLTREGKADIQSSSNVSEEEEGDYETVSSTTLEAIHALRILPAKPIQESEYADKRCLRPSGTTSPTNSQHAQYSAKHTSVTEGRSMASVKGEKMRKHGHKEPVPPPRPLKTLPKQYQPLPPEPQISSQLLQTRKALSQAHTFPASAKVTRHLSVKELNEAPGRQQVTDLGKNLESFRAPHYQPKHHPEASLQCAQSSKNVCSSGSTLSGENLSVMRSPYSTRKNKSKPSQGKQEMQSLTQATEQDLSKYEWYIGGYDRHEAEQALLQENTDETFLVRDCSKKSNAEPYVLVVYYGRRVYNIQVRFLEESQQYTLGTGLRGEDKFNSVKEIIDFYKNTPITLIDGKDKSGSQREQCYLTYPFKPHQRWFVP